From Lycium ferocissimum isolate CSIRO_LF1 chromosome 12, AGI_CSIRO_Lferr_CH_V1, whole genome shotgun sequence, one genomic window encodes:
- the LOC132041182 gene encoding SEC12-like protein 2 — MAVHPGGEGLICSLPKTCRWFDWDFQRDENRSLGLISSERVLEPLQDVGQQLALTFNNEGSLLAVGGEVDIFPYKLFQAEMKVWLLLSIEGKLFN; from the exons ATGGCAGTACATCCAGGTGGAGAAGGTCTTATATGTTCATTGCCAAAAACCTGCAG ATGGTTTGACTGGGATTTTCAGAGAGATGAAAATCGTTCATTGGGTCTGATATCATCTGAGAGAGTACTTGAGCCATTGCAAGATGTTGGACAACAATTAGCGCTGACTTTTAACAATGAAGGTTCTTTACTTGCTGTCGGCGGTGAGGTAGATATCTTTCCTTATAAACTATTTCAGGCTGAAATGAAAGTATGGTTGTTGCTTTCTATTGAAGGAAAACTGTTCAACTAG
- the LOC132040044 gene encoding uncharacterized protein LOC132040044 yields the protein MSRVVCKSLIPSLLVSSSSSCLQFRFKQFRTSSSISSPRVSRMATEASSSSSSSPSPSPSSAIDFLTLCHRLKTTKRAGWVRRGVNDPESIADHMYRMGVMALIGADLPGVDRDKCVKMAIVHDIAEAIVGDITPADGISKDEKSRRERAALEDMCKLLGGGSRAKEISDLWMEYEENSSLEAKVVKDFDKVEMILQALEYENEQGKDLEEFFQSTAGKLQTEVGKAWASEVASRRKKSN from the exons atgagCAGAGTAGTTTGTAAATCACTAATTCCTTCATTAttagtttcttcttcttcttcttgtcttCAATTCAGATTTAAACAATTTCGTACTTCTTCTTCAATATCATCACCTAGGGTTTCTCGTATGGCTACTGaagcttcatcttcttcatcttcatctccttctccttctccttcgtctgctatcgattttctaactCTTTGTCACCGCCTCAAG ACGACAAAAAGGGCAGGTTGGGTACGTAGAGGGGTTAATGATCCAGAATCTATAGCTGATCACATGTACCGTATGGGAGTGATGGCTCTTATTGGTGCTGACCTTCCTGGGGTTGATCGTGACAA gTGTGTAAAGATGGCAATTGTGCATGACATTGCAGAAG CAATTGTTGGAGATATCACTCCTGCTGATGGAATTTCAAAGGATGAAAAGAGTAGACGAGAGCGAGCAGCACTAGAAGACATGTGTAAACTTTTAGGTGGAGGATCCCGAG CCAAGGAGATCAGTGACTTGTGGATGGAATATGAAGAAAATTCTTCTTTAGAAGCCAAAGTTGTAAAGGACTTTGACAAG GTGGAGATGATACTTCAGGCAttggaatatgaaaatg AACAAGGGAAGGATTTGGAGGAATTTTTCCAGTCAACTGCAG GTAAGTTGCAAACAGAGGTGGGTAAAGCTTGGGCGTCAGAGGTAGCatcaagaagaaagaaatcCAACTGA
- the LOC132039208 gene encoding uncharacterized protein LOC132039208 yields MASLNIISSIIAILLISSAIPSLCKSHHDEKHPNPTSPPSQKELDAREKYINSLPKDLIKFVENCTEYLPIKCGEKVINAILDKGNNVDKKCCHDLVGMGYKCTKSIIKVYIGLPEVKDKIDPKVIKSNAKKVFKKCVALEKKNKHQ; encoded by the coding sequence ATGGCAAGTCTCAATATCATCTCTTCAATTATAGCAATCTTGCTAATTTCTAGTGCAATCCCTTCCCTTTGCAAATCCCATCATGACGAAAAACACCCCAATCCAACAAGTCCACCTTCACAAAAAGAATTAGATGCACGTGAAAAGTACATAAATAGTTTGCCAAAAGATTTGATTAAATTTGTAGAGAATTGTACAGAGTATTTGCCTATTAAATGTGGTGAAAAAGTTATAAATGCCATACTTGACAAGGGAAATAATGTTGACAAGAAATGTTGTCATGATCTTGTTGGAATGGGATATAAGTGTACCAAATCTATAATAAAGGTTTATATTGGATTGCCAGAggttaaggataagattgatcCTAAGGTTATCAAGTCCAATGCTAAGAAAGTTTTCAAGAAGTGTGTTGCCCTTGAGAAGAAGAACAAGCATCAATAA